In Notamacropus eugenii isolate mMacEug1 chromosome 1, mMacEug1.pri_v2, whole genome shotgun sequence, one genomic interval encodes:
- the LOC140521492 gene encoding immunoglobulin kappa light chain-like yields the protein MAWSSTDMTLLLCLLLSSFDAFQGTPPPSLFQPQSSVGNGQGNPWILCQVLGSPASTHVLSWYQQLPGEGPTFLLSQREGAAPVYGPGVTPRFLAELDLEKNSARLTVGNAGPEDVGIYYCALWHAGQYIFGEGTWFLYQADRLPLAPHPPQLMLLTADSGSPILCVALGHQPAPVRLSWALESQLQNEGVEENLMEDLGDTAVNILHLSNRTVGGTITCKADHESGTSVATLRLAPSKKQAKCFWDAEAQNRGQEHDQNALAQLEWILTFALYCYLGLLGGANLCALLLGALLAAR from the exons ATGGCGTGGAGCTCAACAGACATGACTCTCCTCCTCTGCCTGTTACTGTCTTCCTTCGATG CTTTCCAGGGTACTCCCCCACCTTCCTTGTTCCAGCCCCAATCCTCAGTGGGCAATGGACAGGGAAATCCATGGAtcctgtgccaggtgctgggtaGCCCTGCTAGTACCCACGTCCTATCCTGGTACCAACAACTTCCTGGGGAAGGCCCAACCTTTCTGCTGAGTCAGAGGGAGGGAGCTGCCCCAGTCTATGGTCCTGGTGTGACCCCTCGCTTCCTGGCTGAGCTAGACCTTGAAAAGAACAGTGCCCGCCTCACTGTGGGCAATGCTGGTCCTGAAGATGTGGGCATTTACTACTGTGCTCTGTGGCATGCTGGCCAGTATATCTTTGGAGAAGGCACCTGGTTCCTCTATCAGG CTGACAGGTTGCCTCTGGCTCCCCATCCTCCTCAGCTGATGCTGCTGACTGCAGACTCTGGATCTCCCATACTGTGTGTGGCCCTGGGGCACCAGCCTGCCCCAGTGAGGCTCTCCTGGGCCTTGGAGAGCCAGCTGCAGAATGAGGGAGTGGAGGAGAACCTGATGGAGGATCTGGGGGACACTGCGGTCAACATCCTGCATCTGTCCAACAGGACCGTAGGAGGCACCATCACCTGCAAGGCTGACCACGAGAGCGGGACCTCAGTTGCCACCCTGAGGCTGGCTCCTTCTAAGAAGCAGGCTAAGTGTTTCTGGGATGCAG AGGCCCAGAACAGGGGTCAGGAACATGACCAGAATGCACTAG CCCAGCTGGAGTGGATCCTCACTTTTGCCCTTTATTGCTACCTGGGGTTGCTAGGAGGAGCGAATCTCTGCGCACTGCTTCTGGGTGCTCTGTTGGCAGCCCGATGA